The following DNA comes from Paenibacillus crassostreae.
CTGTTGGATGGCATGATCCTATCGGTGGGTATACAAACCGATTAATGACAGATACAAAATACGGAAAAACCTCATATCAAGATAAAAGAAATGACTGGTTAAGAAGTGGTGAAGAAAATTTTATCGTTGAATTAATTCGTAATGGACTAACTCAACGTGATTTATCACCACCAATTAACTTCTTTTCGAAAATCGTTTGTGATTTAGAAGGAAGAATATCGTACATTGAAAAGCATGCAAAATCCAATGATTACATTACATTGCGAACAGAGTTGGACACGTTGTTTGTTTTTTCAAATACACCCCATCCATTAAATCCAAAAACAAGTTACCCTAATACAGTCATTTTATTTGAAGTATTTTCAACCGAACCCGCTGACGACAAAGATATATGTTTTATTAAATATGACGAAAATAAAAGATCATTTGAAAATACTTGGAAATATTTAAATTTACGATAATGATGAGGAGGGTTACATATGATAACACAAGCATTTTTACGAGTTGAAAGTGAGCGACTAACTACGGAAGCCGTTTACTCTGAGATTGTCAAAGCTGGGGACGGTTTTATGTATGAGTTAAAAAAAGGCCAAGTCATTCGCATATTAGATTTAGCAGGGAACCAAGCAGCCGATACATTGCTATTCGATGCTGATTTTCCAGAGGATCATTACAGTGCTATTCATACTATTTCAGCCCAACAAAACATTTATATTACAACTGGTACCGTATTACGTGCTGAATCAGGGACGGCATTAGCAACTGTAGTTGCCGACACTTGCGGTCGTCATGACACCGTTGGAGGCTCATGCTCATCACAAAGCAACACGGTTCGTTATGCACATAAAAAAGCATATATGCATAATTGTCGAGATACTTTCA
Coding sequences within:
- a CDS encoding urea amidolyase associated protein UAAP1; amino-acid sequence: MTSFQLLPGEKWSGTIGKNKLIKVTTLGGEANLSTLLFFADDYSERYNMPDTLKAQHTAHLTTGNVLMSDNGKALVSIIDDSVGWHDPIGGYTNRLMTDTKYGKTSYQDKRNDWLRSGEENFIVELIRNGLTQRDLSPPINFFSKIVCDLEGRISYIEKHAKSNDYITLRTELDTLFVFSNTPHPLNPKTSYPNTVILFEVFSTEPADDKDICFIKYDENKRSFENTWKYLNLR
- a CDS encoding urea amidolyase associated protein UAAP2; amino-acid sequence: MITQAFLRVESERLTTEAVYSEIVKAGDGFMYELKKGQVIRILDLAGNQAADTLLFDADFPEDHYSAIHTISAQQNIYITTGTVLRAESGTALATVVADTCGRHDTVGGSCSSQSNTVRYAHKKAYMHNCRDTFMLQLSKYKSSYAFSKRDLAPNINFFMNVPVTPDGGLTFADGVSAPGCYIELKAEKNIVILISNCPQLNNPCNAYNPTPIEVLIWNS